The proteins below are encoded in one region of Anguilla anguilla isolate fAngAng1 chromosome 3, fAngAng1.pri, whole genome shotgun sequence:
- the LOC118223795 gene encoding immunoglobulin superfamily member 3-like isoform X2 encodes MMPPLCAVLVLFSKVYGLLGNIIQPDALVRAQLGDTVTLPCLYSAKDVPGVSWFKQPLGQKPQLVAIIMNSVSDAIFLNEFKNGTRLSAKAAKGSFNLTVSRVEPLDSATYYCALTRYKEISFGDGTTLMVTGSESHNRTVVLQQPESESVQPGDSVTLQCRVHTETCAGEHSVYWFRQGSGESPPGIISTHGTRSDECQRSSGAVSPTQSCVYNFPKRNLSPSDAGTYYCAVATCGEILFGNETKLDFEREKAVRMAKEPHQSAKCPEKT; translated from the exons ATGATGCCgccactctgtgctgttcttgtgcttttcagcaaagtct ATGGTCTGCTTGGGAATATAATTCAGCCTGACGCGCTGGTGAGAGCTCAGCTTGgagacactgtgactctcccaTGTCTCTACTCTGCAAAGGACGTGCCGGGTGTcagctggtttaagcagcctcTTGGACAGAAGCCTCAACTTGTAGCAATAATAATGAACTCTGTATCAGAtgctatatttttaaatgagtttaaaaacGGCACACGCCTCAGTGCTAAAGCAGCGAAGGGGAGCTTTAACCTGACTGTGTCACGAGTAGAGCCGTTGGATTCAGCCACATACTACTGCGCTCTTACGCGCTACAAAGAGATCAGCTTTGGAGATGGAACCACTTTAATGGTGACGG gttcagagtcacacaacaggacagtagtactgcagcagcccgagtctgagtcagtgcagccaggagactctgtgactctgcagtgtagagtacacactgagacctgtgcaggagaacacagtgtatactggttcagacagggctcaggagagtcCCCTCCAGGAATCATTTCCACCCATGGAACCAGGAGTgatgagtgccagaggagctctggggctgtgtctcccacacagagctgtgtctacaacttccccaagaggaacctcagcccctctgatgctgggacttactactgtgctgtggccacctgtggggagatcctgtttgggaacgAGACCAAGCTGGACTTTGAGC GAGAAAAGGCAGTGAGGATGGCAAAG GAGCCGCATCAATCAGCGAAGTGCCCAGAGAAGACCTGA